One genomic segment of Tursiops truncatus isolate mTurTru1 chromosome 11, mTurTru1.mat.Y, whole genome shotgun sequence includes these proteins:
- the TDG gene encoding G/T mismatch-specific thymine DNA glycosylase isoform X2, producing MMAEVPMAVMNEQEMPEVPAPAPAQEPTQETPKGRKRKPRKTEPKTPVEPKKPAEAKKSGKSTKSKEKQEKITDTFKVKRKVDRFNGVSEAELLTKTLPDILTFNLDIVIIGINPGLMAAYKGHHYPGPGNHFWKCLFMSGLSEVQLNHMDDHTLPGKYGIGFTNMVERTTPGSKDLSSKEVREGGRILVQKLQKYQPRIAVFNGKCIYEIFSKEVFGVKVKNLEFGLQPHKIPDTETLCYVMPSSSARCAQFPRAQDKVHYYIKLKDLRDQLKGIERNPDVQEVQYTFDLQLAQEDAKKMAVKEEKYDPGYEAAYGGAYCENPCGSEPCSFSSDGLIRGPLTAVASPVAEHRLRTRRLSGHGPRAQPLRGMWDLPGPGHEPVSPASAGGLSTTAPPGKPVLSVIF from the exons ATGATGGCTGAAGTTCCTATGGCAGTTATGAATGAACAAGAAATGCCGGAagttccagccccagctcctgctCAGGAACCCACACAAG AGActccaaaaggaaggaaaagaaaacccagaaaaacagaaccaaaaacaCCGGTGGAACCCAAAAAACCCGCTGAAGCCAAAAAATCTGGCAAGTccacaaaatcaaaagaaaagcaagaaaaaattacagacacatttaaagtgaaaagaaaagtagACCGGTTCAACGGTGTTTCAGAAGCTGAACTTTTGACGAAGACTCTACCGGACATTTTGACCTTCAATCTGGACATTGTGATT attGGCATAAACCCAGGACTAATGGCTGCTTACAAAGGGCATCATTACCCTGGACCTGGAAACCATTTTT GGAAGTGTCTGTTCATGTCAGGGCTGAGTGAGGTCCAACTGAATCACATGGACGATCACACTTTACCAGGAAAATATGGTATTGGATTTACCAATATGGTGGAAAGGACAACACCAGGCAGCAAGGATCTTTCCAG TAAAGAAGTTCGTGAAGGAGGACGTATTCTAGTGCAGAAATTACAGAAATATCAGCCACGAATAGCAGTGTTTAATGGAAAAT GTATTTATGAAATTTTTAGTAAGGAAGTTTTTGGAGTAAAAGTTAAGAACTTAGAATTTGGACTTCAACCGCATAAGATACCAGACACAGAAACG CTCTGCTATGTTATGCCATCGTCCAGTGCAAGATGTGCTCAGTTTCCTCGAGCCCAGGACAAAGTTCATTACTACATTAAGCTGAAAGACTTAAGAGATCAGTTGAAAGGCATTGAGCGGAACCCAGACGTCCAAGAGGTGCAATATACATTTGACCTGCAGCTAGCCCAAG AGGATGCAAAGAAGAtggctgtgaaggaagaaaagtatgATCCGGGTTATGAAGCAGCGTACGGTGGTGCTTATTGTGAAAATCCGTGCGGTAGTGAACCTTGCAGCTTCTCTTCAGATGGGCTGA tacgtgggcctctcactgctgtggcctctcccgttgcggagcacaggctccggacgcgcaggctcagcggccatggcccacgggcccagccgctccgcggcatgtgggatcttcccggaccggggcacgaacccgtgtcccctgcatcggcaggcggactctcaaccactgcaccaccagggaagcccgtgttaagtgttattttttaa
- the TDG gene encoding G/T mismatch-specific thymine DNA glycosylase isoform X1, producing the protein MEAENAGSCPLQHAQAFYTFPFQQMMAEVPMAVMNEQEMPEVPAPAPAQEPTQETPKGRKRKPRKTEPKTPVEPKKPAEAKKSGKSTKSKEKQEKITDTFKVKRKVDRFNGVSEAELLTKTLPDILTFNLDIVIIGINPGLMAAYKGHHYPGPGNHFWKCLFMSGLSEVQLNHMDDHTLPGKYGIGFTNMVERTTPGSKDLSSKEVREGGRILVQKLQKYQPRIAVFNGKCIYEIFSKEVFGVKVKNLEFGLQPHKIPDTETLCYVMPSSSARCAQFPRAQDKVHYYIKLKDLRDQLKGIERNPDVQEVQYTFDLQLAQEDAKKMAVKEEKYDPGYEAAYGGAYCENPCGSEPCSFSSDGLIRGPLTAVASPVAEHRLRTRRLSGHGPRAQPLRGMWDLPGPGHEPVSPASAGGLSTTAPPGKPVLSVIF; encoded by the exons ATGGAAGCGGAGAACGCAGGCAG CTGTCCCCTTCAGCACGCGCAAGCTTTTTATACATTTCCATTCCAACAAATGATGGCTGAAGTTCCTATGGCAGTTATGAATGAACAAGAAATGCCGGAagttccagccccagctcctgctCAGGAACCCACACAAG AGActccaaaaggaaggaaaagaaaacccagaaaaacagaaccaaaaacaCCGGTGGAACCCAAAAAACCCGCTGAAGCCAAAAAATCTGGCAAGTccacaaaatcaaaagaaaagcaagaaaaaattacagacacatttaaagtgaaaagaaaagtagACCGGTTCAACGGTGTTTCAGAAGCTGAACTTTTGACGAAGACTCTACCGGACATTTTGACCTTCAATCTGGACATTGTGATT attGGCATAAACCCAGGACTAATGGCTGCTTACAAAGGGCATCATTACCCTGGACCTGGAAACCATTTTT GGAAGTGTCTGTTCATGTCAGGGCTGAGTGAGGTCCAACTGAATCACATGGACGATCACACTTTACCAGGAAAATATGGTATTGGATTTACCAATATGGTGGAAAGGACAACACCAGGCAGCAAGGATCTTTCCAG TAAAGAAGTTCGTGAAGGAGGACGTATTCTAGTGCAGAAATTACAGAAATATCAGCCACGAATAGCAGTGTTTAATGGAAAAT GTATTTATGAAATTTTTAGTAAGGAAGTTTTTGGAGTAAAAGTTAAGAACTTAGAATTTGGACTTCAACCGCATAAGATACCAGACACAGAAACG CTCTGCTATGTTATGCCATCGTCCAGTGCAAGATGTGCTCAGTTTCCTCGAGCCCAGGACAAAGTTCATTACTACATTAAGCTGAAAGACTTAAGAGATCAGTTGAAAGGCATTGAGCGGAACCCAGACGTCCAAGAGGTGCAATATACATTTGACCTGCAGCTAGCCCAAG AGGATGCAAAGAAGAtggctgtgaaggaagaaaagtatgATCCGGGTTATGAAGCAGCGTACGGTGGTGCTTATTGTGAAAATCCGTGCGGTAGTGAACCTTGCAGCTTCTCTTCAGATGGGCTGA tacgtgggcctctcactgctgtggcctctcccgttgcggagcacaggctccggacgcgcaggctcagcggccatggcccacgggcccagccgctccgcggcatgtgggatcttcccggaccggggcacgaacccgtgtcccctgcatcggcaggcggactctcaaccactgcaccaccagggaagcccgtgttaagtgttattttttaa
- the TDG gene encoding G/T mismatch-specific thymine DNA glycosylase isoform X7 — protein MEAENAGSCPLQHAQAFYTFPFQQMMAEVPMAVMNEQEMPEVPAPAPAQEPTQETPKGRKRKPRKTEPKTPVEPKKPAEAKKSGKSTKSKEKQEKITDTFKVKRKVDRFNGVSEAELLTKTLPDILTFNLDIVIIGINPGLMAAYKGHHYPGPGNHFWKCLFMSGLSEVQLNHMDDHTLPGKYGIGFTNMVERTTPGSKDLSSKEVREGGRILVQKLQKYQPRIAVFNGKCIYEIFSKEVFGVKVKNLEFGLQPHKIPDTETLCYVMPSSSARCAQFPRAQDKVHYYIKLKDLRDQLKGIERNPDVQEVQYTFDLQLAQEDAKKMAVKEEKYDPGYEAAYGGAYCENPCGSEPCSFSSDGLTLSQSTYHAYFKVDLGLPWWHSG, from the exons ATGGAAGCGGAGAACGCAGGCAG CTGTCCCCTTCAGCACGCGCAAGCTTTTTATACATTTCCATTCCAACAAATGATGGCTGAAGTTCCTATGGCAGTTATGAATGAACAAGAAATGCCGGAagttccagccccagctcctgctCAGGAACCCACACAAG AGActccaaaaggaaggaaaagaaaacccagaaaaacagaaccaaaaacaCCGGTGGAACCCAAAAAACCCGCTGAAGCCAAAAAATCTGGCAAGTccacaaaatcaaaagaaaagcaagaaaaaattacagacacatttaaagtgaaaagaaaagtagACCGGTTCAACGGTGTTTCAGAAGCTGAACTTTTGACGAAGACTCTACCGGACATTTTGACCTTCAATCTGGACATTGTGATT attGGCATAAACCCAGGACTAATGGCTGCTTACAAAGGGCATCATTACCCTGGACCTGGAAACCATTTTT GGAAGTGTCTGTTCATGTCAGGGCTGAGTGAGGTCCAACTGAATCACATGGACGATCACACTTTACCAGGAAAATATGGTATTGGATTTACCAATATGGTGGAAAGGACAACACCAGGCAGCAAGGATCTTTCCAG TAAAGAAGTTCGTGAAGGAGGACGTATTCTAGTGCAGAAATTACAGAAATATCAGCCACGAATAGCAGTGTTTAATGGAAAAT GTATTTATGAAATTTTTAGTAAGGAAGTTTTTGGAGTAAAAGTTAAGAACTTAGAATTTGGACTTCAACCGCATAAGATACCAGACACAGAAACG CTCTGCTATGTTATGCCATCGTCCAGTGCAAGATGTGCTCAGTTTCCTCGAGCCCAGGACAAAGTTCATTACTACATTAAGCTGAAAGACTTAAGAGATCAGTTGAAAGGCATTGAGCGGAACCCAGACGTCCAAGAGGTGCAATATACATTTGACCTGCAGCTAGCCCAAG AGGATGCAAAGAAGAtggctgtgaaggaagaaaagtatgATCCGGGTTATGAAGCAGCGTACGGTGGTGCTTATTGTGAAAATCCGTGCGGTAGTGAACCTTGCAGCTTCTCTTCAGATGGGCTGA CTTTAAGTCAGTCAACGTATCATGCATATTTTAAAGttgatctaggacttccctggtggcacagtggttaa
- the TDG gene encoding G/T mismatch-specific thymine DNA glycosylase isoform X8, whose protein sequence is MEAENAGSCPLQHAQAFYTFPFQQMMAEVPMAVMNEQEMPEVPAPAPAQEPTQETPKGRKRKPRKTEPKTPVEPKKPAEAKKSGKSTKSKEKQEKITDTFKVKRKVDRFNGVSEAELLTKTLPDILTFNLDIVIIGINPGLMAAYKGHHYPGPGNHFWKCLFMSGLSEVQLNHMDDHTLPGKYGIGFTNMVERTTPGSKDLSSKEVREGGRILVQKLQKYQPRIAVFNGKCIYEIFSKEVFGVKVKNLEFGLQPHKIPDTETLCYVMPSSSARCAQFPRAQDKVHYYIKLKDLRDQLKGIERNPDVQEVQYTFDLQLAQEDAKKMAVKEEKYDPGYEAAYGGAYCENPCGSEPCSFSSDGLIDLGLPWWHSG, encoded by the exons ATGGAAGCGGAGAACGCAGGCAG CTGTCCCCTTCAGCACGCGCAAGCTTTTTATACATTTCCATTCCAACAAATGATGGCTGAAGTTCCTATGGCAGTTATGAATGAACAAGAAATGCCGGAagttccagccccagctcctgctCAGGAACCCACACAAG AGActccaaaaggaaggaaaagaaaacccagaaaaacagaaccaaaaacaCCGGTGGAACCCAAAAAACCCGCTGAAGCCAAAAAATCTGGCAAGTccacaaaatcaaaagaaaagcaagaaaaaattacagacacatttaaagtgaaaagaaaagtagACCGGTTCAACGGTGTTTCAGAAGCTGAACTTTTGACGAAGACTCTACCGGACATTTTGACCTTCAATCTGGACATTGTGATT attGGCATAAACCCAGGACTAATGGCTGCTTACAAAGGGCATCATTACCCTGGACCTGGAAACCATTTTT GGAAGTGTCTGTTCATGTCAGGGCTGAGTGAGGTCCAACTGAATCACATGGACGATCACACTTTACCAGGAAAATATGGTATTGGATTTACCAATATGGTGGAAAGGACAACACCAGGCAGCAAGGATCTTTCCAG TAAAGAAGTTCGTGAAGGAGGACGTATTCTAGTGCAGAAATTACAGAAATATCAGCCACGAATAGCAGTGTTTAATGGAAAAT GTATTTATGAAATTTTTAGTAAGGAAGTTTTTGGAGTAAAAGTTAAGAACTTAGAATTTGGACTTCAACCGCATAAGATACCAGACACAGAAACG CTCTGCTATGTTATGCCATCGTCCAGTGCAAGATGTGCTCAGTTTCCTCGAGCCCAGGACAAAGTTCATTACTACATTAAGCTGAAAGACTTAAGAGATCAGTTGAAAGGCATTGAGCGGAACCCAGACGTCCAAGAGGTGCAATATACATTTGACCTGCAGCTAGCCCAAG AGGATGCAAAGAAGAtggctgtgaaggaagaaaagtatgATCCGGGTTATGAAGCAGCGTACGGTGGTGCTTATTGTGAAAATCCGTGCGGTAGTGAACCTTGCAGCTTCTCTTCAGATGGGCTGA ttgatctaggacttccctggtggcacagtggttaa
- the TDG gene encoding G/T mismatch-specific thymine DNA glycosylase isoform X4, with product MEAENAGSCPLQHAQAFYTFPFQQMMAEVPMAVMNEQEMPEVPAPAPAQEPTQETPKGRKRKPRKTEPKTPVEPKKPAEAKKSGKSTKSKEKQEKITDTFKVKRKVDRFNGVSEAELLTKTLPDILTFNLDIVIIGINPGLMAAYKGHHYPGPGNHFWKCLFMSGLSEVQLNHMDDHTLPGKYGIGFTNMVERTTPGSKDLSSKEVREGGRILVQKLQKYQPRIAVFNGKCIYEIFSKEVFGVKVKNLEFGLQPHKIPDTETLCYVMPSSSARCAQFPRAQDKVHYYIKLKDLRDQLKGIERNPDVQEVQYTFDLQLAQEDAKKMAVKEEKYDPGYEAAYGGAYCENPCGSEPCSFSSDGLTDSGGSTFSDIPNGQWMTQSFTDQIPSFNNHCGMQEQEEGNHA from the exons ATGGAAGCGGAGAACGCAGGCAG CTGTCCCCTTCAGCACGCGCAAGCTTTTTATACATTTCCATTCCAACAAATGATGGCTGAAGTTCCTATGGCAGTTATGAATGAACAAGAAATGCCGGAagttccagccccagctcctgctCAGGAACCCACACAAG AGActccaaaaggaaggaaaagaaaacccagaaaaacagaaccaaaaacaCCGGTGGAACCCAAAAAACCCGCTGAAGCCAAAAAATCTGGCAAGTccacaaaatcaaaagaaaagcaagaaaaaattacagacacatttaaagtgaaaagaaaagtagACCGGTTCAACGGTGTTTCAGAAGCTGAACTTTTGACGAAGACTCTACCGGACATTTTGACCTTCAATCTGGACATTGTGATT attGGCATAAACCCAGGACTAATGGCTGCTTACAAAGGGCATCATTACCCTGGACCTGGAAACCATTTTT GGAAGTGTCTGTTCATGTCAGGGCTGAGTGAGGTCCAACTGAATCACATGGACGATCACACTTTACCAGGAAAATATGGTATTGGATTTACCAATATGGTGGAAAGGACAACACCAGGCAGCAAGGATCTTTCCAG TAAAGAAGTTCGTGAAGGAGGACGTATTCTAGTGCAGAAATTACAGAAATATCAGCCACGAATAGCAGTGTTTAATGGAAAAT GTATTTATGAAATTTTTAGTAAGGAAGTTTTTGGAGTAAAAGTTAAGAACTTAGAATTTGGACTTCAACCGCATAAGATACCAGACACAGAAACG CTCTGCTATGTTATGCCATCGTCCAGTGCAAGATGTGCTCAGTTTCCTCGAGCCCAGGACAAAGTTCATTACTACATTAAGCTGAAAGACTTAAGAGATCAGTTGAAAGGCATTGAGCGGAACCCAGACGTCCAAGAGGTGCAATATACATTTGACCTGCAGCTAGCCCAAG AGGATGCAAAGAAGAtggctgtgaaggaagaaaagtatgATCCGGGTTATGAAGCAGCGTACGGTGGTGCTTATTGTGAAAATCCGTGCGGTAGTGAACCTTGCAGCTTCTCTTCAGATGGGCTGA CTGACAGTGGAGGATCAACTTTCAGTGACATTCCAAATGGGCAGTGGATGACCCAGTCATTTACAGACCAGATTCCTTCCTTTAATAATCACTGTGGGATGCAAGAACAGGAAGAAGGAAACCATGCTTAA
- the TDG gene encoding G/T mismatch-specific thymine DNA glycosylase isoform X3: MEAENAGSCPLQHAQAFYTFPFQQMMAEVPMAVMNEQEMPEVPAPAPAQEPTQETPKGRKRKPRKTEPKTPVEPKKPAEAKKSGKSTKSKEKQEKITDTFKVKRKVDRFNGVSEAELLTKTLPDILTFNLDIVIIGINPGLMAAYKGHHYPGPGNHFWKCLFMSGLSEVQLNHMDDHTLPGKYGIGFTNMVERTTPGSKDLSSKEVREGGRILVQKLQKYQPRIAVFNGKCIYEIFSKEVFGVKVKNLEFGLQPHKIPDTETLCYVMPSSSARCAQFPRAQDKVHYYIKLKDLRDQLKGIERNPDVQEVQYTFDLQLAQEDAKKMAVKEEKYDPGYEAAYGGAYCENPCGSEPCSFSSDGLTADSGGSTFSDIPNGQWMTQSFTDQIPSFNNHCGMQEQEEGNHA, from the exons ATGGAAGCGGAGAACGCAGGCAG CTGTCCCCTTCAGCACGCGCAAGCTTTTTATACATTTCCATTCCAACAAATGATGGCTGAAGTTCCTATGGCAGTTATGAATGAACAAGAAATGCCGGAagttccagccccagctcctgctCAGGAACCCACACAAG AGActccaaaaggaaggaaaagaaaacccagaaaaacagaaccaaaaacaCCGGTGGAACCCAAAAAACCCGCTGAAGCCAAAAAATCTGGCAAGTccacaaaatcaaaagaaaagcaagaaaaaattacagacacatttaaagtgaaaagaaaagtagACCGGTTCAACGGTGTTTCAGAAGCTGAACTTTTGACGAAGACTCTACCGGACATTTTGACCTTCAATCTGGACATTGTGATT attGGCATAAACCCAGGACTAATGGCTGCTTACAAAGGGCATCATTACCCTGGACCTGGAAACCATTTTT GGAAGTGTCTGTTCATGTCAGGGCTGAGTGAGGTCCAACTGAATCACATGGACGATCACACTTTACCAGGAAAATATGGTATTGGATTTACCAATATGGTGGAAAGGACAACACCAGGCAGCAAGGATCTTTCCAG TAAAGAAGTTCGTGAAGGAGGACGTATTCTAGTGCAGAAATTACAGAAATATCAGCCACGAATAGCAGTGTTTAATGGAAAAT GTATTTATGAAATTTTTAGTAAGGAAGTTTTTGGAGTAAAAGTTAAGAACTTAGAATTTGGACTTCAACCGCATAAGATACCAGACACAGAAACG CTCTGCTATGTTATGCCATCGTCCAGTGCAAGATGTGCTCAGTTTCCTCGAGCCCAGGACAAAGTTCATTACTACATTAAGCTGAAAGACTTAAGAGATCAGTTGAAAGGCATTGAGCGGAACCCAGACGTCCAAGAGGTGCAATATACATTTGACCTGCAGCTAGCCCAAG AGGATGCAAAGAAGAtggctgtgaaggaagaaaagtatgATCCGGGTTATGAAGCAGCGTACGGTGGTGCTTATTGTGAAAATCCGTGCGGTAGTGAACCTTGCAGCTTCTCTTCAGATGGGCTGA CAGCTGACAGTGGAGGATCAACTTTCAGTGACATTCCAAATGGGCAGTGGATGACCCAGTCATTTACAGACCAGATTCCTTCCTTTAATAATCACTGTGGGATGCAAGAACAGGAAGAAGGAAACCATGCTTAA
- the TDG gene encoding G/T mismatch-specific thymine DNA glycosylase isoform X5: MEAENAGSCPLQHAQAFYTFPFQQMMAEVPMAVMNEQEMPEVPAPAPAQEPTQETPKGRKRKPRKTEPKTPVEPKKPAEAKKSGKSTKSKEKQEKITDTFKVKRKVDRFNGVSEAELLTKTLPDILTFNLDIVIIGINPGLMAAYKGHHYPGPGNHFWKCLFMSGLSEVQLNHMDDHTLPGKYGIGFTNMVERTTPGSKDLSSKEVREGGRILVQKLQKYQPRIAVFNGKCIYEIFSKEVFGVKVKNLEFGLQPHKIPDTETLCYVMPSSSARCAQFPRAQDKVHYYIKLKDLRDQLKGIERNPDVQEVQYTFDLQLAQEDAKKMAVKEEKYDPGYEAAYGGAYCENPCGSEPCSFSSDGLKILMIKKSGHSKVIPKKLLLWEDLPGLCCGFL, from the exons ATGGAAGCGGAGAACGCAGGCAG CTGTCCCCTTCAGCACGCGCAAGCTTTTTATACATTTCCATTCCAACAAATGATGGCTGAAGTTCCTATGGCAGTTATGAATGAACAAGAAATGCCGGAagttccagccccagctcctgctCAGGAACCCACACAAG AGActccaaaaggaaggaaaagaaaacccagaaaaacagaaccaaaaacaCCGGTGGAACCCAAAAAACCCGCTGAAGCCAAAAAATCTGGCAAGTccacaaaatcaaaagaaaagcaagaaaaaattacagacacatttaaagtgaaaagaaaagtagACCGGTTCAACGGTGTTTCAGAAGCTGAACTTTTGACGAAGACTCTACCGGACATTTTGACCTTCAATCTGGACATTGTGATT attGGCATAAACCCAGGACTAATGGCTGCTTACAAAGGGCATCATTACCCTGGACCTGGAAACCATTTTT GGAAGTGTCTGTTCATGTCAGGGCTGAGTGAGGTCCAACTGAATCACATGGACGATCACACTTTACCAGGAAAATATGGTATTGGATTTACCAATATGGTGGAAAGGACAACACCAGGCAGCAAGGATCTTTCCAG TAAAGAAGTTCGTGAAGGAGGACGTATTCTAGTGCAGAAATTACAGAAATATCAGCCACGAATAGCAGTGTTTAATGGAAAAT GTATTTATGAAATTTTTAGTAAGGAAGTTTTTGGAGTAAAAGTTAAGAACTTAGAATTTGGACTTCAACCGCATAAGATACCAGACACAGAAACG CTCTGCTATGTTATGCCATCGTCCAGTGCAAGATGTGCTCAGTTTCCTCGAGCCCAGGACAAAGTTCATTACTACATTAAGCTGAAAGACTTAAGAGATCAGTTGAAAGGCATTGAGCGGAACCCAGACGTCCAAGAGGTGCAATATACATTTGACCTGCAGCTAGCCCAAG AGGATGCAAAGAAGAtggctgtgaaggaagaaaagtatgATCCGGGTTATGAAGCAGCGTACGGTGGTGCTTATTGTGAAAATCCGTGCGGTAGTGAACCTTGCAGCTTCTCTTCAGATGGGCTGA
- the TDG gene encoding G/T mismatch-specific thymine DNA glycosylase isoform X6 — protein sequence MEAENAGSCPLQHAQAFYTFPFQQMMAEVPMAVMNEQEMPEVPAPAPAQEPTQETPKGRKRKPRKTEPKTPVEPKKPAEAKKSGKSTKSKEKQEKITDTFKVKRKVDRFNGVSEAELLTKTLPDILTFNLDIVIIGINPGLMAAYKGHHYPGPGNHFWKCLFMSGLSEVQLNHMDDHTLPGKYGIGFTNMVERTTPGSKDLSSKEVREGGRILVQKLQKYQPRIAVFNGKCIYEIFSKEVFGVKVKNLEFGLQPHKIPDTETLCYVMPSSSARCAQFPRAQDKVHYYIKLKDLRDQLKGIERNPDVQEVQYTFDLQLAQEDAKKMAVKEEKYDPGYEAAYGGAYCENPCGSEPCSFSSDGLKILMIKKSGHSKVIPKTLCHLRWQLSS from the exons ATGGAAGCGGAGAACGCAGGCAG CTGTCCCCTTCAGCACGCGCAAGCTTTTTATACATTTCCATTCCAACAAATGATGGCTGAAGTTCCTATGGCAGTTATGAATGAACAAGAAATGCCGGAagttccagccccagctcctgctCAGGAACCCACACAAG AGActccaaaaggaaggaaaagaaaacccagaaaaacagaaccaaaaacaCCGGTGGAACCCAAAAAACCCGCTGAAGCCAAAAAATCTGGCAAGTccacaaaatcaaaagaaaagcaagaaaaaattacagacacatttaaagtgaaaagaaaagtagACCGGTTCAACGGTGTTTCAGAAGCTGAACTTTTGACGAAGACTCTACCGGACATTTTGACCTTCAATCTGGACATTGTGATT attGGCATAAACCCAGGACTAATGGCTGCTTACAAAGGGCATCATTACCCTGGACCTGGAAACCATTTTT GGAAGTGTCTGTTCATGTCAGGGCTGAGTGAGGTCCAACTGAATCACATGGACGATCACACTTTACCAGGAAAATATGGTATTGGATTTACCAATATGGTGGAAAGGACAACACCAGGCAGCAAGGATCTTTCCAG TAAAGAAGTTCGTGAAGGAGGACGTATTCTAGTGCAGAAATTACAGAAATATCAGCCACGAATAGCAGTGTTTAATGGAAAAT GTATTTATGAAATTTTTAGTAAGGAAGTTTTTGGAGTAAAAGTTAAGAACTTAGAATTTGGACTTCAACCGCATAAGATACCAGACACAGAAACG CTCTGCTATGTTATGCCATCGTCCAGTGCAAGATGTGCTCAGTTTCCTCGAGCCCAGGACAAAGTTCATTACTACATTAAGCTGAAAGACTTAAGAGATCAGTTGAAAGGCATTGAGCGGAACCCAGACGTCCAAGAGGTGCAATATACATTTGACCTGCAGCTAGCCCAAG AGGATGCAAAGAAGAtggctgtgaaggaagaaaagtatgATCCGGGTTATGAAGCAGCGTACGGTGGTGCTTATTGTGAAAATCCGTGCGGTAGTGAACCTTGCAGCTTCTCTTCAGATGGGCTGA